A window from Bactrocera dorsalis isolate Fly_Bdor unplaced genomic scaffold, ASM2337382v1 BdCtg016, whole genome shotgun sequence encodes these proteins:
- the LOC105232559 gene encoding autophagy-related protein 13 homolog gives MSGQRVNLNAAEKDVEKFIKFLALKSTQVVVQSRLGEKIQTPCNPLATGSDWFNIVIQDHPDIYSETKRALSLEPGQSILKRLPLCVEISLRTVEGDQMVLEVWSLDIQLPGCHKNCKDDICEVLIKNVENGKGVAMNGTGAPMSEQQTLKAAHAIYNRMGILLKSLISLTRATPGYKLSRRQCPEAYGIYYRIYVDRPQLHTLGEGHKNVKIGQLNTIVGTLSMSVSYRTKMTITPTTSEGHNGESNQIMLKSDHFRRGDSSPTQNLSIAGLKRGTGVNGEKKIIDIEKPLRPGAFTDVGKLRQWTEKDYILPETPPFEWLLRRPRQESGGSVGSVESLNKKSDGSISAPTSVNGPEQTVQNNNAVIGNKSNNSTQANNNNNVIAFKSLENGQNGSQDKSSAANSALSQSPMKSLLIPAPTSSRNNAMKNRPEDDNLLKELNFPFALPNSHVNDLAKFYRDCYHAPPLLGLNETQTDVAVEQLEEFETSLEDYDELVLQLGLSTSTSTGSRSSGGLQMSN, from the coding sequence atGTCTGGCCAACGTGTCAATTTAAATGCTGCCGAAAAGGATGTGGagaagtttataaaatttttagcgCTGAAGTCTACTCAAGTTGTAGTGCAGTCGCGCTTGGGTGAGAAGATACAGACCCCATGTAATCCTTTGGCCACTGGTAGTGATTGGTTTAATATAGTTATTCAAGACCATCCTGATATATATTCCGAGACAAAGCGTGCATTATCGTTGGAACCCGGCCAAAGTATACTAAAGCGATTGCCTTTGTGTGTAGAAATTTCCTTACGCACAGTAGAGGGAGATCAAATGGTATTAGAAGTATGGTCATTGGACATTCAATTACCTGGATGTCACAAAAATTGTAAAGATGATATATGTGAAGTTCTCATAAAAAACGTTGAAAACGGAAAAGGCGTTGCTATGAATGGGACTGGTGCGCCTATGTCAGAACAGCAAACATTAAAAGCGGCACATGCCATTTATAATCGTATGGGTATTCTACTAAAGTCACTAATCTCTTTGACACGAGCCACTCCTGGTTATAAATTGTCACGACGTCAATGTCCAGAAGCATATGGAATTTACTATCGTATTTACGTCGATCGGCCACAGTTACATACTTTGGGTGAAGgccataaaaatgttaaaatcgGCCAACTAAATACTATTGTTGGTACGTTAAGTATGTCTGTTTCTTATCGAACTAAAATGACTATTACTCCTACCACCTCAGAGGGTCACAATGGAGAATCAAATCAAATTATGCTAAAATCTGACCATTTTCGACGTGGCGATTCTTCTCCTACTCAAAATTTGTCTATCGCAGGACTGAAAAGAGGCACAGGAGTTAATggcgaaaagaaaataattgataTTGAGAAGCCTCTGCGGCCAGGAGCCTTTACCGATGTTGGTAAATTACGGCAGTGGACTGAAAAAGACTATATTTTGCCAGAAACTCCTCCATTCGAATGGTTATTGCGACGCCCACGACAGGAAAGCGGAGGTTCTGTTGGTTCGGTAGAGTCCTTAAATAAAAAGAGCGATGGTAGCATTTCTGCACCTACTTCTGTTAATGGGCCAGAACAGACTGTTCAAAATAATAATGCTGTAATTGGAAATAAATCTAACAATAGCACCCAggcaaataataacaacaacgttaTTGCTTTTAAGAGCTTAGAGAATGGGCAAAATGGCTCACAAGACAAGTCATCTGCCGCTAATTCAGCACTCTCGCAGTCGCCTATGAAAAGTCTGCTTATACCCGCCCCTACGTCTTCCCGCAATAACGCAATGAAAAACCGGCCCGAAGATGATAACCTTCtcaaagaattaaattttcctTTTGCGTTGCCAAATTCACATGTCAATGATTTGGCGAAGTTTTACCGTGATTGTTATCACGCACCGCCACTTC